The sequence ATGTACGAGCGCTCGAAGCTCAACCCCGTGCTGACGTTCGACAACTTCGTCACCGGCAAGGCGAACCAGCTCGCACGCGCGGCGGCGATCCAGGTCGCGGACAACCCGGGCATCTCCTACAACCCGCTCTTCCTGTACGGCGGCGTGGGCCTCGGCAAGACTCACCTGATCCACGCGATCGGCAACCAATTGCTGATGGACAAGGCGGGCGCACGGATTCGCTACATCCACGCGGAACAATACGTGTCCGACGTCGTGAAGGCCTACCAGCGCAAAGCGTTCGACGATTTCAAGCGCTACTACCACTCGCTCGATCTGCTGCTCATCGACGATATTCAGTTCTTCTCGGGCAAGTCGCGCACGCAAGAGGAATTCTTCTACGCGTTCGAGGCGCTCGTCGCGAACAAGGCGCAGGTGATCATCACGAGCGATACCTACCCGAAGGAAATCTCGGGTATCGACGATCGCCTGATCTCGCGCTTCGACTCCGGCCTGACCGTTGCGATCGAGCCGCCCGAACTGGAGATGCGCGTGGCGATTCTGATGCGCAAGGCGGCGTCCGAGGGAGTGAGCTTGTCCGAGGACGTCGCGTTCTTCGTCGCGAAGCATTTGCGCTCGAACGTGCGCGAACTCGAAGGCGCGCTGCGCAAGATCCTCGCGTACTCGAAGTTCCACGGCCGCGAGATCTCGATCGAGCTCACGAAAGAAGCGCTGAAAGACCTGCTGACCGTTCAGAACCGGCAGATTTCGGTCGAAAACATTCAGAAGACGGTCGCCGACTTTTACAACATCAAAGTCGCCGACATGTATTCGAAGAAGCGTCCGGCGAACATCGCGCGGCCGCGGCAGATCGCGATGTATCTCGCGAAGGAGTTGACGCAGAAGAGCTTGCCGGAGATCGGCGAGCTGTTCGGCGGGCGCGATCACACCACCGTGCTGCACGCGGTGCGCAAGATCGCCGACGAACGCAGCAAGGACGCGCAGTTGAATCACGAGTTGCACGTGCTCGAGCAAACGTTAAAGGGCTAAACCGCTCGTCCCCCGAAATTGGGCATTTGGACATCTGTTTGTTTCGCGAAACGACCCAATCTTAAGGGGGCGGTTCCGTTTTCAGGCACAATATAGGTTTAACCGCCCAGCCGCCGCGGGCGGGTTTCGCGATTCTCCAGACAAATCCGATTCTTTGGCCGGATGAGGGCCTGGACGGGCGCGAGACGGAAAGCGGCGAGACGCGGCGGTGCGTGGGCGGGGGCGCCGGCGCCGCGCGTCAAGCAGGATCAAGCAAGGACCGAGCAGGACCCAGCAGGAAGTCACCAAAGCTGCCGAGCGAGGCGCGCAGGCCGTCACATCAACGAAGGAACCCTATGCAACTGGTCAAGACCGAACGAGATAACCTCCTTAGGCCGCTGCAAACCGTAAGCGGCATAGTCGAACGCCGCCACACGTTGCCGATCCTCGCCAATCTGCTGATCACCAAGAACGGCCCCGACGTGTCGTTCTTGTCCACGGACCTCGAACTCCAGATCACCACCCGCGCCGATTTCGGCGTCGGCGGCGAATCGGTCGCCACCACGGTGGCGGCGCGCAAGCTGCTCGACATCCTGCGCGCGATGCCCGACGGCCAGGTGAGCCTGACCCTCTCCGATAAACGCCTGACCGTGCAATCCGGCAAGAGCCGCTTTGCCCTTCAGACGCTTGCCGCAGACGAGTTCCCGACCGTGGCCCACGCCAAAGACTTCGGCGCGAACCTGTCGGTTCCGCAGAAGACCTTCCGCCAGCTGCTCGGCATGGTGCACTTCGCGATGGCGCAGCAGGACATCCGCTACTACCTGAACGGGATGCTGCTCGTCGTGGACGGCGGCACGCTGATGGCGGTCGCCACCGACGGCCACCGGCTCGCGTTTTCGTCGATGAAGATCGACGGCGACTTCCCGCGGCAGGAAGTGATCATTCCGCGCAAGACGATTCTCGAGCTGCAGCGCCTGCTCGAAGACATCGACGACACGCTGAAGATCGACATTGCGCCCACGCAGGTCAAGTTCACGTTCGGCCAGGTCGAGCTGGTGTCGAAGCTCGTCGAAGGCAAGTTCCCCGACTTCCAGCGCGTGATCCCGAAGTCGCACAAGAACACGTTCCTGATCGGCCGCGATGAACTGCAGCGTTCGCTGCAGCGCGCGGCGATTCTCACGTCCGACAAGTTCAAGGGCGTGCGCTGCATCATCGAGCCCGGCCAGCTCAAGATCATGTCGACCAACGCGGATCAGGAAGAGGCGCAGGAAGAACTGGAAATCGCCTACCAGGGCGACATCGTCGACATGGGGTTCAACGTCACGTATCTGCTCGACGTGCTCGCGAACCTGAAGGTCGACATGCTGCAAGTGAGCGTCGGCGACGCGAGCTCCAGCGCCCTCATCACCATTCCCGAGAACGACGAGTTCAAGTATGTGGTGATGCCAATGCGCATTTGACGCGGCCAACAATAAGAACACACCAAGGGGCGCAGCGCCCCTTTGGCGTTTTTATGTGCCCTTCGCGATTCTCGAAAGCAGTCCCGAGCAGTAACGCAGCAGTGAATGCAGAACCGGAAAAATCCCATGAGTGAACAGCAAAATACGCAACCCGACAACAGCTACGGCGCCTCGTCCATTCAGATCCTCGAAGGTCTGGAGGCGGTGCGCAAGCGGCCGGGGATGTACATCGGCGACACGTCGGACGGCACCGGCCTGCATCACCTCGTATTCGAAGTGCTCGACAACTCCATCGACGAAGCGCTTGCTGGGCACTGCAACGACATCCACGTGATCATCCACGCGGATAACTCGATTTCCGTGACCGACAACGGCCGCGGCATCCCGACCGACGTCAAGCTCGACGACAAGCACGACCCGAAGCGCAGCGCCGCCGAAATCGCGATGACCGAGTTGCACGCGGGCGGCAAGTTCAATCAGAACAGCTACAAGGTGTCGGGCGGCCTGCACGGCGTGGGCGTGTCGTGCGTGAACGCGCTTTCCAGCTGGCTGCGTCTCACTGTGCGCCGCAACGGCAAGAAGCACTTCATCGAATTCCACCGCGGCGACGTGCAGAACCGCGTGCTCGAGGAAGTGAACGGCGAGCAAACGTCGCCGATGCTTGTGACCGGCGACACCGAAAACCGCGGCACCGAAGTGCACTTCATGGCCGACGTGACGATTTTCGGCACCGTCGAATACCACTACGACATTCTCGCGAAGCGGATTCGCGAGCTGTCGTTCCTCAATAACGGCGTGCGGATTCGCTTGACCGACCAGCGTTCGGGCAAGGAAGACGATTTCGCGTTCGTCGGCGGCGTGAAGGGCTTCGTCGAATACATCAACAAGACGAAGACCGTGCTGCACCCGACGATTTTTCACATCATCGGCGAGAAGGACGGCGTGAGCGTCGAAGTGGCGATGCAGTGGAACGACAGCTACAACGAGAACGTGCTGTGCTTCACGAACAACATTCCGCAGCGTGACGGCGGCACCCACCTGACCGGCCTGCGTGCGGCGATGACGCGCGTCATCAACAAGTACATCGCCGATCATGAGATTGCGAAGAAGGCAAAGGTCGAGACCTCGGGCGACGACATGCGCGAAGGACTTTCGTGCGTGCTGTCGGTGAAGGTGCCCGAGCCGAAGTTCAGCTCGCAGACGAAGGACAAGCTCGTGTCGTCGGAAGTGCGCGCGCCGGTGGAGGAAGTGGTCGCGAAGGCGCTGGAGGAGTTCCTGCTCGAGACGCCGAACGACGCGAAGATCATCTGCGGGAAGATCGTCGATGCGGCGCGTGCGCGCGACGCGGCGCGCAAGGCGCGCGAGATGACGCGTCGCAAGGGCGTGCTCGATGGCGTCGGCTTGCCGGGCAAGCTCGCGGATTGCCAGGAGAAGGACCCGGCGAAGTCGGAGATCTATATCGTCGAGGGCGACTCGGCGGGCGGCTCGGCCAAGCAGGGGCGCGACCGCAAGTTCCAGGCGATTCTGCCGCTGCGCGGCAAGGTGCTGAACGTCGAGAAGGCGCGGTACGACAAGTTGCTGTCGTCCGAGCAGATCGTGACGCTGATTACCGCGCTCGGCTGCGGGATCGGCAAGGAAGACTACAACCTCGACAAGCTACGCTATCACCGCATCATCATCATGACCGACGCGGACGTCGACGGCGCGCACATCCGGACGCTGCTGTTGACGTTCTTCTATCGGCAGATGCCGGAGATGATCGAGCGCGGGTACATCTATATCGCGCAGCCGCCGCTTTATAAGGTCAAGGCCGGCAAGGACGAGCGGTATCTGAAGGATTCGGCGGAGTTGAACGCGCACATGCTGCGCTTGGCGCTGCAGGGCTCGGAGCTCGTGGCGAGCGAAGGGGCGGCGCCGATTGCCGGGGATGCGCTCGGTGAGCTTGCGCGGTCGTATTTGCTCGCGCAGGCGGTGGTGGAGCGCTTGAGCCGGCTCTATGACGAGAACTCGCTCGAAGCGGTGATGGATGGCGTGGCGATCGATCTGTCGAGCGAGGCATCCACGGAGGCTTCGGCCAAGGCTTTGGAAGCGGCGTTGCGCAATGACCCGCTTAAGCCCGAGGTCAGCGTGTATCCGATGTATGACGCGGTGCGTGAGCTGCGTTCGCTGCGTGTCGAGCGCCGGCATCACGGCAACGTGAAGGTTTCTGTCATCGATGAAGAGTTCTTGCTGACGGCGGATTATCAGCAGCTTTTGAATACGGCGAATACGTTCAAGGGGCTGATTGGCGCTGGGGCGTTGATCAAGCGCGGTGAGCGGAGTATGGCTGTCGGCGATTTCAAGAGCGCGATGAAGTGGCTGATTGCGGATGCCGAGCGGAATGTTTCCAAGCAGCGGTATAAGGGGCTTGGCGAGATGAACCCCGAGCAGCTTTGGGAGACGACGATGGATCCCAGCGTGCGCCGACTGCTCCGCGTGCAGATCGAGGATGCGATTGCGGCGGATGGGATCTTTACGACGCTCATGGGCGATGAGGTGGAGCCGCGTAGGGCGTTTATCGAGTCGAATGCGTTGCGGGCGGGGAATATTGATGTTTGAGGGTGGGTGTAGATAGCCTCATAACCTGAGAACCTGGGGCCCATAAGTCGAGAAACTTATGGGTCTTTTCTATTGGCAGCTCTCAATCGTTCCTCGATACATTGAGCAGTGTCTACGCCATTCAGGCGGAGGAGGCGTCGGGCTCACGGCCAACAGTCCACGCAGGACCGAGACCGGCCGGTAGAGGTTTCCATTGATTTACCGTAGCGTACTTACGCGCGTTTGCGTTTGAAGTCGGGTGTATCTGTGCTCTTGAGGCGGGTCTCTGGGTGGAGCAGGTAGCCGTTTGTGGGTATCCACTTACGAAACCGCACTTTCCAAATAGTGGCAATTTTCGCCTTACTTTTGTCTGTCACGCCCATACACAAAACCTACAGTTGCCAATGTTGCCCATGGTAATGGGGGGCGGAAACTCAGAAGCTTTTAGACGGATAGGCTTGTGATGAGTTTTCGACGCCTCCGCCAATGGCGGTCTAGTTACGCGCGACGTTTGCGGTCAGCAAGGCACTCGACCACCCGGCTGTGTCAGCAGGTATTTGTCCGTGCTAAAGCACGGCACAGGGACACTTGTCCCTGAAAATCGCGCCGCGAGTTCCTGCCGGTTGCCTCGGGTCTAAAGCGGACGCATCGATTCGCTTTGTAGCCCCGCTTCTATTTAATCAAGCTTACCCGAGCAAAGGAGATAGCTATGCATTGAATGCACTTAGGTATCCTTTCTGTTTCGGCTGTTGTGCTTTCTTTTAGCGCACAGAGCCGCCGGGTAGCTTGACGCGCGTAGCAAGTTCACAGTGCTCGCGAGCGTCTTGGCCGGTAGCGCGGGCGGCGACAGCGATGCAACGAGTTCCATCGTTGGCAACGATACGGCTTCGCCGATGTCGGCAGGCACGAGCAGGACGCTTAAACCGGTCACGGTACGCTCTCTCTAGCTAACAAACGAGCCGCAGGCGGGTCGACCAATTGGGCGTCGCGGCACGATTAGTTGCATGCTCAATGGAGGTTGTTATGAACCGCAATATGAAGTGTTGGCGACTCATCCTCGCTTTGGCCACCGTTGCAACTCTCATTGGCTCAAGTCACGGGGTACTCGCTCAGCAGAATCAAGATATTGTGCCGCCGCAGCAGCTAGTTGACGGGAAGAGCTATAGCGACTGGTCTGCTGCGTGGTGGCAGTGGTTGCTGGCAATACCCTACGGGGCACCACGTCCGAATCCGGCCGGTTATCAGACTGGAGCGTATTGTCAAGTCAATCAGTCCGGGTCAGTATGGTTCCTAACAGGCCCCAACCCTAACCCAGGGGCGAATTTGACCGAGCAGTGCACGGTGCCGGCTGGGCAGTACATCCTTCTGCCGATTATTAACGCGGATTGCTCTACCTACGAACTGCCCGCAGGCGTCTATTCGCAACAATCAAACCCAACCGGGCCAGGCTGCTCAACTGAAGGTGACTGTCGCAAGTGCGCTAGCAATAACATAGACCTAGTCACCGCCGTGACTGCCTCGATTGACAATGTAGCGGTGAGCAATCTGCAAACATTCCGTGTGCAGTCGCCGTTCTTTCAATTCTCGGTACCGGATAAGAATTTCTTCGCTACCGACACACCCCCGCTGTCAGGTGCTGGTTCAGGCATGGCAGTGAGCGATGGATACTGGCTGATGATAAAGCCGCTTTCCTCCGGTATTCACACGATACACATAAACGGCACCATTACTTTTCCGACTTTCAGCTTCACGGAAGATGTCACGTTCCAAATTACGGTGGCCAAGCCTGAATCTAAATAAGTTGTGAGAATTGAACGCCGCAATCCCTCACTTTGTGAGCGGGAGCTTGCAGGCATGCTTGCACGTGCATTCGACCAGGACCCTATCGCGCGTTACGTTCTTCCGGATGACGCAGTACGAAGACATCGGCTGGTGCCCGTCTACCGACTCGACCTGCGCGTCTTCGCTCGATGTGGACGGGTGTTCTCGGATGAGGCGCGTAGCGCGGCGGCGCTTTGGTTACCGCAGGGCACGGCGGGTACAGCACCGTGCGCTCCAGTGATTGAACACGAACAAATAAATCACTGCTCGTCGTCATCATCGTAGCGATGCTTGTACCAGCCTCTATGCCGGCCGTTGTCGTGCCATCGACGCTCTTCCCAGTATCCGCCTGGATAGCCGTAAACGACCGGTGCCGGCGCGTAGACTACGGGCGGACGCGCTTCGTAGACAACCGGAGGCGGTGGTGCTTCGTAGACAACTGGAGGCGGCGCCACATAGACGGGTGCCGGAGCACCGAAATAAACGCCAACGTCCACGTGGGCCAGAGCAGCACTGGACGCACACGCGGCAGATATTCCCAACACGGATAAAATGAATGCGCGTTTCATGATGTTCTCGGTACAAATCCGGCAGTTTGCCAAGGCGGTCCTGTACATCCCCCGAAATTGCATAGTAGGTGGGCGACAGCCGGACAGGTGAAACCGGCGCTTCTCTCCCGTAACCGTTTGTAAACGAAACCGGGGGGCGCCCGCCAATCCGCATCGCGTCTGTTCCAAGTGGAATGTCGGTTGCGGCGTTGAAAGTCGCCACACACCGCGCAATGAAACGGCTGCGTGAACTGTTCCGGCAGCGAGGTAATCAATCATCACCCGGACTTCCGACCTGACTCACGCTTTGGTCGCAGGACATCAAAGCCAAATGGCACATCGCGATGCACCCGCCGAAGCGTCGAGCCTTGACGAAGAGTTGCCCAGTTCGCCAGTGGTGCTCTGACGCTATCCGCCGTTGTCCGGGAAATGCACTCGCGCATGAGGGCATCTATGAAGCGCTCAGCGATTCGCCATATGCGTGTACATGCTCGCCAACCTGAACAGGCGGCTGCGTGTCGTAG comes from Trinickia violacea and encodes:
- the dnaN gene encoding DNA polymerase III subunit beta, which gives rise to MQLVKTERDNLLRPLQTVSGIVERRHTLPILANLLITKNGPDVSFLSTDLELQITTRADFGVGGESVATTVAARKLLDILRAMPDGQVSLTLSDKRLTVQSGKSRFALQTLAADEFPTVAHAKDFGANLSVPQKTFRQLLGMVHFAMAQQDIRYYLNGMLLVVDGGTLMAVATDGHRLAFSSMKIDGDFPRQEVIIPRKTILELQRLLEDIDDTLKIDIAPTQVKFTFGQVELVSKLVEGKFPDFQRVIPKSHKNTFLIGRDELQRSLQRAAILTSDKFKGVRCIIEPGQLKIMSTNADQEEAQEELEIAYQGDIVDMGFNVTYLLDVLANLKVDMLQVSVGDASSSALITIPENDEFKYVVMPMRI
- the gyrB gene encoding DNA topoisomerase (ATP-hydrolyzing) subunit B; translation: MSEQQNTQPDNSYGASSIQILEGLEAVRKRPGMYIGDTSDGTGLHHLVFEVLDNSIDEALAGHCNDIHVIIHADNSISVTDNGRGIPTDVKLDDKHDPKRSAAEIAMTELHAGGKFNQNSYKVSGGLHGVGVSCVNALSSWLRLTVRRNGKKHFIEFHRGDVQNRVLEEVNGEQTSPMLVTGDTENRGTEVHFMADVTIFGTVEYHYDILAKRIRELSFLNNGVRIRLTDQRSGKEDDFAFVGGVKGFVEYINKTKTVLHPTIFHIIGEKDGVSVEVAMQWNDSYNENVLCFTNNIPQRDGGTHLTGLRAAMTRVINKYIADHEIAKKAKVETSGDDMREGLSCVLSVKVPEPKFSSQTKDKLVSSEVRAPVEEVVAKALEEFLLETPNDAKIICGKIVDAARARDAARKAREMTRRKGVLDGVGLPGKLADCQEKDPAKSEIYIVEGDSAGGSAKQGRDRKFQAILPLRGKVLNVEKARYDKLLSSEQIVTLITALGCGIGKEDYNLDKLRYHRIIIMTDADVDGAHIRTLLLTFFYRQMPEMIERGYIYIAQPPLYKVKAGKDERYLKDSAELNAHMLRLALQGSELVASEGAAPIAGDALGELARSYLLAQAVVERLSRLYDENSLEAVMDGVAIDLSSEASTEASAKALEAALRNDPLKPEVSVYPMYDAVRELRSLRVERRHHGNVKVSVIDEEFLLTADYQQLLNTANTFKGLIGAGALIKRGERSMAVGDFKSAMKWLIADAERNVSKQRYKGLGEMNPEQLWETTMDPSVRRLLRVQIEDAIAADGIFTTLMGDEVEPRRAFIESNALRAGNIDV